The genomic region CAAATAGCTTGCCTCGGGCTGGCAAAGGATGCATACTGCATAGCAGTTGGTGATATTCTCTGCCGCTAGCTCCAAGTGGGATGAGTTATAAGGCAGTTATCTTGTGGAGATGAATCACTCTAGTTTTCTCTTAAATAGCTTATCAGTTAAATATAACAACCACAAATTAAATTTACAGACAGAGCATGCAAGGCTAGAGGAGGTATGCAAGGAATccggggagagagagagagagagaggggataattACACATCAACCATGAAACCATACCTTGCAAAAgctgtttcaaagaagataaatgTCAGTACGAAATATCAATTATTGAGAATTTGAGATAGCCAttgtataaaatattataaatagctTGAAAACAGAAGCAAGACTTGACAAATGAATGCAGGAAGCTTGAAATTTTTGAAGCAAATTACCACAGCTTTTCGAAGTAGCTTACATGGAAATGGTTCGTTAAAGCTGAAATATCTAGATTGAGCATTCAGAATATATGTGGATACCTCTCAATATGAAATCACTATATGGTCACTGTCTTTTAGGAAACGTCTATGTACAAGTATTTGTACGGGTATTAGAAAATCCAGGCCCCTATAAAGTGAGCTTTCAAATCATTCAAAAATATAAGTTCCCCTCCTATTTTGAAGAACTGCATTCTGAAATTCCAGCAACTGAGGTTTAAAGGCACCCCTATCACCCAAACCCTAATTTacctaaacataaaataaaatatagaggGAAAAATTACTATACCTGCATTCTAACTTGTAAAGTTAGACGGATGTATACATCATAACTGATATTGCCAGATACAATGAATTTGTTAGGGATGGTTGCCAGGGTTTGAGTTGCAGGGTATAGGAGAGCTTTTTGGTCACTCACTAACAGATTATTAGGATAAAACTCTTTGAAAATATTGGATGTCAGATTTTTCTCATTTCTGATGCAACTGCTTATCTACAATCAAAAAGTTGTTTCCTGCGGCCTTACTATTGCAATAGGCACCAATAATTGATAATCTCTGCATGGCATATACTCAGAAAATTATATTAACCCTCTTCAACGGAACTGCTAGGGGAAACCCATAATGATGCTGCCATTAGTTGAGCTAATGGATCTAGTACAGTGGGTGTGGTGGGAATATGAATTCAATATATGCATGAGTAATCTTCAGTTAATAGAGATGAGGAAGCCCGCCATACCTGAATCGGTGTAAGATGTTTATTGTTAAATTCGTTTGCTAAAATGCCGGCGTTATCCTTTCCAAGGTTTTCGCAAATCTTGCCATCATAAACGCAGCTCTTGATCCTTTTCCAATTCGAAGCCTTGTTGACTCGCTTCTGCAGCCAATGTGAATAGTTTCTCAGCTTGTATTCCTTATACCCTCTGTTCCCTACCACCTGCCCGGCGCCCTTGTTGGTGACTTCAAAGACGAAGATAGTGACGCAGAACAAGAGCAGAATGAGAATAAACATGACGACCAGGTAAATGCAGAAAACCAGAGAATTCTTGCAGCAGAGGGCCATCAAACCAGCAATGGAGACAAGGAAGATGAAGACGCCGAGGGCAATGACAGGCTTTACCAGAAACTTATCACAGTCCGTACTGCCTCTATTGAACAGCCATATTCCGCCACCGATGATGGGTATGGAGAGCAGAAGCGTCAGTATGTTCATGATGCCGATCAGGTTGTCACTGAACTTCACCATCTTTCTTCACCTCAGATTTTTCAGAAAGATGAAAGGCGAATGAGGGGCAGGCGTTTAAAAAGGATAAGTAAGTGAGCCAAGAAAGAGGGACGAAGCTTGTGAGATCCCAAACAGCCGTTTTGGAAACGATTTGCCGGGTTTGGTAACCGCCTTGCAGAAGAGGAAGAGGAAGCGAAAGCAAGTAACCCATCATTACTGcttgataataaaaaaaaattaaatgtgaaaACCTAGTAGAAAGCGTCAGTATGTTCAGAATGCCGATTAGGTTGTTACTGATCCTCGCCATCTTTCTTCATCTCAGATTTTTGAGAAAGATGGAAGACGAATGAATAAGGAGTGTGTGAGGTGCAGGCGTTTAAAAAGGGTCCAGTAAGCCGTGAGCCAAGAAAGAGGGACGAAGCTTCGTAGTGGTTAAAATGTGAAGAGAAACAAAAACATTTAAAGGAAGGTGAATTATAAGTTTGGGCGTTCGCTATTGAgactaattaaaatattttttgaattttgaattttgaatttttagtttctaaaatattttttagataatttgaaaatattttttagataaatTGAATGAATTCATCAATAAAAATTAGATTCGTTGAATTTGATATCATTGTTGGTtatcatcatggttttttccttttagATTTTTACTACATCATATTTAGGTTTAGTTTTCTTACATCATATTTAGGTTTAGTTTTCCTACATCATATTTAGGTTTAGTTATAAGACATTGATagctaaatcaatttttttttttttgcattaaaaaaaaataaatataaaataaaataatatgtaaaatcaatttttttcataagaataaaacaaatacaaaatttaataatatgataatataattttaatatatttttttgcttgTCAAAAATTTActagaaatataataataatataaaacaaaaaaatctattaaaaccacaataattttattttaaaccaCCTATCAAGAGAAATGGAAGAGTTGCAGGGAGAGGGCAAGGAAGATAACAATGGAGATAAATTTGTACaagatgaagaaggatttagagGAGAGgaagaagttttttttttaataaagatgaTCATAAGGGCCTTCCATTAA from Cryptomeria japonica chromosome 3, Sugi_1.0, whole genome shotgun sequence harbors:
- the LOC131052726 gene encoding tetraspanin-8 isoform X1; the encoded protein is MVKFSDNLIGIMNILTLLLSIPIIGGGIWLFNRGSTDCDKFLVKPVIALGVFIFLVSIAGLMALCCKNSLVFCIYLVVMFILILLLFCVTIFVFEVTNKGAGQVVGNRGYKEYKLRNYSHWLQKRVNKASNWKRIKSCVYDGKICENLGKDNAGILANEFNNKHLTPIQSGCCKPPTACNFTFVMATVWNGNPDVTSDPDCHSWSNNQDQLCYDCKSCKAGVLANLKNDWRKIAILNIIMLIFLINVYIGGCCTYGKHCTDDGVFGYKVSV
- the LOC131052726 gene encoding tetraspanin-8 isoform X2, whose translation is MVKFSDNLIGIMNILTLLLSIPIIGGGIWLFNRGSTDCDKFLVKPVIALGVFIFLVSIAGLMALCCKNSLVFCIYLVVMFILILLLFCVTIFVFEVTNKGAGQVVGNRGYKEYKLRNYSHWLQKRVNKASNWKRIKSCVYDGKICENLGKDNAGILANEFNNKHLTPIQSGCCKPPTACNFTFVMATVWNGNPDVTSDPDCHSWSNNQDQLCYDCKSCKAGVLANLKNDWRKIAILNIIMLIFLINVYIGGCCTYGKHCTDDGVFGYKH